From a single Streptomyces rubradiris genomic region:
- a CDS encoding acyl-CoA thioesterase has protein sequence MRHIYRCPLRWADMDAYGHVNNVVFLRYLEEARVDFLFRPDKEFQQGSVVARHEIDYKRQLVHRHEPVTVELWVSEIKAASFTLAYEVKDGDLVYARASTVIVPFDFAAQRPRRITAEERDFLQEYTDAGQGAAETDGEAVAA, from the coding sequence TTGCGCCACATCTACCGCTGCCCGCTGCGCTGGGCGGACATGGACGCGTACGGCCACGTCAACAACGTGGTGTTCCTCCGCTACCTGGAGGAGGCCCGGGTCGACTTCCTGTTCCGTCCGGACAAGGAGTTCCAGCAGGGGTCCGTGGTGGCGCGCCACGAGATCGACTACAAGCGGCAGCTCGTCCACCGGCACGAGCCGGTGACCGTCGAGCTGTGGGTCAGCGAGATCAAGGCCGCCTCCTTCACCCTCGCCTACGAGGTGAAGGACGGCGACCTCGTCTACGCACGGGCGTCGACGGTCATCGTCCCGTTCGACTTCGCCGCCCAGCGCCCGCGGCGGATCACCGCGGAGGAGCGTGACTTCCTCCAGGAGTACACGGACGCCGGCCAGGGCGCCGCGGAGACCGACGGGGAGGCCGTCGCCGCATGA
- a CDS encoding globin — MNEIRRGTLQEQTFYEQVGGEETFRRLVHRFYEGVAEDPLLRPMYPEEDLGPAEERLALFLMQYWGGPTTYSDNRGHPRLRMRHAPFTVDRAAHDAWLRHMRVAVEELGLSEEHERTLWNYLTYAAASMVNTPG, encoded by the coding sequence GTGAATGAGATTCGGCGCGGCACGCTTCAGGAGCAGACCTTCTACGAGCAGGTCGGTGGGGAGGAGACCTTCCGCCGGCTCGTCCACCGTTTCTACGAGGGGGTCGCCGAGGACCCGCTCCTGCGGCCGATGTACCCGGAGGAGGACCTGGGCCCGGCCGAGGAGCGGCTGGCCCTGTTCCTGATGCAGTACTGGGGCGGCCCCACGACCTACAGCGACAACCGCGGGCATCCCCGGCTGCGCATGCGGCACGCCCCGTTCACCGTCGACCGGGCGGCGCACGACGCCTGGCTGCGGCACATGCGGGTGGCCGTCGAGGAACTCGGCCTGTCCGAGGAGCACGAGCGCACGCTGTGGAACTACCTGACGTACGCCGCCGCGTCGATGGTGAACACGCCGGGCTGA
- a CDS encoding methyltransferase domain-containing protein encodes MGYDTGTEALADAARAELVRRIDADGVWAEDPVWREAFAAVPRHLFVPYYYVPGPRGYERRWGESPEPAARERWVRGAYADVPLATRLRDGELVSSSSQPSLMARMLVALRVEDGDRVLEVGAGTGYNAALLAHRLGADGLVTTVDLEPEITESARRHLAAAGHHPAVVTGDGARGVPERAPYDRIIATCELCAVPRAWLAQCRPGARVLTPLATGLLALTVRDAEHAEGRFLPGAVFFVPLRGQGRTGPGSVSLAGLPARAREQEPLRFLLALTRGALGAREAYALWEREGEPGRGRYGVTVRGEHAWAWLDDPGGPYAWPLS; translated from the coding sequence ATGGGCTACGACACCGGCACCGAGGCGCTCGCCGACGCGGCGCGGGCCGAGCTGGTGCGGCGGATCGACGCCGACGGGGTGTGGGCCGAGGACCCGGTGTGGCGGGAGGCGTTCGCGGCGGTGCCCCGGCACCTGTTCGTGCCGTACTACTACGTCCCCGGGCCGCGCGGGTACGAACGCCGCTGGGGCGAGAGTCCCGAACCGGCCGCTCGGGAACGCTGGGTGCGCGGCGCCTACGCGGACGTGCCGCTGGCCACCCGGCTGCGCGACGGCGAGCTGGTCTCCTCCAGCAGCCAGCCCTCCCTGATGGCCCGGATGCTGGTCGCCCTGCGCGTCGAGGACGGCGACCGGGTCCTGGAGGTGGGCGCCGGCACCGGCTACAACGCGGCCCTGCTCGCCCACCGGCTCGGCGCCGACGGCCTGGTGACCACCGTCGACCTGGAACCGGAGATCACCGAGTCGGCCCGGCGGCACCTGGCGGCGGCCGGCCACCACCCGGCCGTGGTCACCGGCGACGGCGCGCGCGGGGTGCCCGAACGCGCCCCCTACGACCGGATCATCGCCACCTGCGAGCTGTGCGCGGTGCCGCGCGCCTGGCTCGCCCAGTGCCGCCCCGGCGCGCGCGTCCTCACCCCGCTCGCCACCGGACTGCTCGCCCTGACCGTGCGGGACGCGGAGCACGCCGAGGGGCGCTTCCTGCCCGGGGCCGTCTTCTTCGTGCCACTGCGCGGCCAGGGCCGGACCGGACCCGGGAGCGTGAGCCTGGCCGGACTGCCCGCCCGCGCCCGCGAGCAGGAGCCGCTGCGCTTCCTGCTCGCGCTGACCCGGGGCGCCCTCGGCGCCCGGGAGGCGTACGCGCTGTGGGAGCGCGAGGGCGAGCCGGGCCGCGGCCGCTACGGCGTCACGGTCCGCGGCGAGCACGCCTGGGCCTGGCTGGACGACCCCGGGGGGCCGTACGCCTGGCCGCTGTCCTGA
- a CDS encoding FHA domain-containing protein has translation MPTCPNGHQSGSDDWCEVCGHRMAGAVPPPPPPPPGAGGYGFPPPAGAPGRPGPAAADPEPELCPQCRTPREGGAPFCEECRWNFLTNTATSYTPAAPRPPQPRFQPPSATYGGGDGYEYQGSRPSQVNRPAEPIPSFGGEPSGPTPFGPDRTPPAAGRPPFPPGNRRPPAPPQGFGQGPGGPGGPGGPGGGPGGPGGPGAGGPGAGGASGPGGFPGQGTGHGGFPGQGPGGPGAGGPGGPAGSGGPAGSGGPGGPAGPGGPGAGRPAGPPSGFGGGPGQGPAGGAPSGPSGFGGAPGQGPGSGAPSGPSGFGGNPGQGPGDPSRPGGPSGPGAPGAPGGPGPSGFGGDPSRPAPPPPGGPGGPGGPGGPGGVPQAFQQAGASAPPAPPAFPRGNRRPPAGEDDWVISPPSSGGPGQDTGGQGGGYGYPHPGATQAPPGQGGPGGRPGGPGGPGGFPQAPQQAQAPQAPQAPHQSQAQGARPGTWTATIGPDREYFMAMMQRSGPEAAGLNLPAYSPEQQRTLTGNQVTIGRRRHSTGDTPDIDLSVPPEDPGVSHQHAMLVQQPDGSWAVVDQNSTNGTTVNMSEEPIQPFVPVPLQDGDRVHVGAWTTITVRRG, from the coding sequence ATGCCGACCTGCCCGAACGGACACCAGTCGGGTTCCGACGACTGGTGCGAGGTCTGCGGTCACCGCATGGCCGGTGCCGTACCTCCGCCCCCGCCGCCGCCCCCGGGCGCCGGCGGCTACGGCTTCCCGCCGCCCGCCGGCGCCCCCGGCCGGCCCGGTCCCGCCGCGGCCGACCCCGAACCGGAGCTGTGCCCGCAGTGCCGCACGCCCCGCGAGGGCGGCGCGCCGTTCTGCGAGGAGTGCCGGTGGAACTTCCTGACCAACACGGCGACCTCGTACACCCCGGCCGCGCCGCGCCCGCCGCAGCCCCGGTTCCAGCCGCCCAGCGCGACCTACGGCGGCGGTGACGGGTACGAGTACCAGGGCTCGCGGCCCTCGCAGGTGAACCGGCCCGCCGAACCGATCCCGTCCTTCGGCGGCGAGCCGTCGGGCCCGACCCCGTTCGGCCCCGACCGGACCCCGCCCGCCGCGGGCCGGCCGCCCTTCCCGCCCGGCAACCGCCGCCCGCCCGCGCCCCCGCAGGGGTTCGGACAGGGACCGGGCGGCCCTGGCGGTCCCGGTGGGCCTGGCGGCGGTCCCGGTGGGCCTGGCGGCCCTGGTGCCGGTGGTCCCGGTGCCGGTGGCGCGTCCGGTCCCGGCGGGTTCCCGGGGCAGGGCACCGGTCACGGCGGGTTCCCGGGTCAGGGGCCCGGTGGCCCCGGCGCCGGCGGGCCCGGTGGTCCGGCCGGTTCTGGTGGCCCGGCCGGTTCTGGTGGTCCCGGTGGTCCGGCCGGTCCCGGTGGTCCCGGTGCCGGTCGTCCGGCAGGGCCGCCGTCCGGCTTCGGCGGCGGTCCCGGGCAGGGCCCGGCCGGCGGTGCCCCCTCCGGCCCGTCGGGGTTCGGCGGCGCCCCGGGGCAGGGCCCCGGTTCCGGCGCTCCCTCCGGCCCGTCCGGGTTCGGCGGCAACCCGGGGCAGGGCCCCGGCGATCCCTCCCGTCCCGGCGGCCCGTCGGGTCCGGGTGCCCCCGGCGCTCCCGGCGGCCCCGGTCCCTCCGGCTTCGGTGGTGACCCCTCGCGTCCGGCTCCGCCGCCGCCCGGCGGACCGGGTGGGCCTGGCGGTCCCGGCGGCCCCGGTGGTGTGCCGCAGGCGTTCCAGCAGGCCGGAGCCTCCGCTCCGCCCGCCCCGCCCGCCTTCCCGCGCGGGAACCGCCGGCCCCCGGCCGGTGAGGACGACTGGGTGATCTCCCCGCCGTCGTCCGGCGGCCCGGGCCAGGACACCGGCGGCCAGGGCGGCGGCTACGGCTACCCGCACCCCGGCGCCACCCAGGCACCGCCCGGCCAGGGCGGCCCCGGCGGACGACCGGGCGGACCGGGCGGCCCCGGCGGGTTCCCCCAGGCACCTCAGCAGGCTCAGGCCCCGCAGGCGCCCCAGGCCCCGCACCAGTCCCAGGCCCAGGGCGCCCGGCCGGGCACCTGGACCGCGACCATCGGCCCGGACCGCGAGTACTTCATGGCGATGATGCAGCGCTCCGGCCCCGAGGCCGCGGGCCTGAACCTGCCCGCGTACTCGCCCGAGCAGCAGCGCACGCTCACCGGCAACCAGGTGACCATCGGGCGCCGCCGGCACTCCACCGGCGACACCCCGGACATCGACCTGTCGGTGCCGCCGGAGGACCCGGGCGTCTCGCACCAGCACGCCATGCTGGTGCAGCAGCCGGACGGCAGCTGGGCGGTCGTCGACCAGAACTCGACCAACGGCACCACGGTCAACATGTCCGAGGAGCCGATCCAGCCGTTCGTGCCGGTCCCGCTCCAGGACGGCGACCGGGTGCACGTGGGCGCCTGGACGACGATCACCGTCCGCCGGGGCTGA
- a CDS encoding vWA domain-containing protein, with amino-acid sequence MANFAKPDVPRFSVDVYQNEYLPEGGSQVDAIVTVTATGGGTLGGALTAPGRPSAAVAVMVDCSGSMDYPPAKMRGAREATAAAIDTLRDGTRFAVIGGTHVAQEVYPGGGRLAVADATTRAQAKQALRRLSAGGGTAIGTWLRLADRLLSAADVTIRHGILLTDGRNEHESPADLRATLDACAGRFTCDARGVGTDWDVKEVTGIASALLGTADIVADPAGLAADFTRMMETAMGKEVADVALRVWTPAGAALRFVKQVAPAVEDLTHRRTEAGPRSGDYPTGSWGDESRDYHLSVTVPPAGLGQEMLAARVSLVVPQPDGTVQNLGAQGLVRAVWTDDMAASTAMSPQVAHYTGQAELAQVIQQGIDLRKAGDIDGATAKLGRAVQLANASGNADTAKLLAKVVDVVDAATGTVRLKTRVTEADEMTLETRSTKTVRVKK; translated from the coding sequence ATGGCCAATTTCGCGAAGCCGGACGTACCGCGGTTCTCGGTGGACGTCTACCAGAACGAGTACCTGCCCGAGGGCGGCAGTCAGGTCGACGCCATAGTGACGGTGACCGCGACCGGCGGCGGCACCCTCGGCGGCGCCCTCACCGCGCCGGGGCGGCCCTCCGCCGCGGTGGCCGTCATGGTCGACTGCTCGGGCTCCATGGACTACCCGCCCGCGAAGATGCGCGGCGCGCGGGAGGCCACGGCCGCCGCGATCGACACCCTGCGCGACGGCACCCGCTTCGCGGTGATCGGCGGCACCCATGTCGCGCAGGAGGTCTACCCGGGCGGCGGGCGGCTCGCGGTCGCCGACGCCACCACCCGCGCGCAGGCCAAGCAGGCGCTGCGCCGGCTGAGCGCGGGCGGCGGTACGGCCATCGGCACCTGGCTGCGGCTCGCCGACCGGCTGCTGTCCGCGGCGGACGTCACCATCCGGCACGGCATCCTGCTCACCGACGGCCGCAACGAACACGAGTCGCCCGCGGACCTGCGGGCCACCCTGGACGCCTGCGCGGGCCGGTTCACCTGTGACGCGCGGGGCGTGGGCACGGACTGGGACGTGAAAGAAGTCACAGGCATCGCCTCGGCGCTGCTCGGCACCGCCGACATCGTCGCCGACCCGGCCGGGCTCGCCGCCGACTTCACGCGGATGATGGAGACGGCGATGGGCAAGGAGGTCGCCGACGTCGCCCTGCGGGTGTGGACGCCGGCCGGGGCCGCCCTGCGGTTCGTCAAGCAAGTCGCGCCCGCCGTCGAGGACTTGACGCACCGTCGGACCGAGGCCGGGCCGCGTTCCGGGGACTATCCGACCGGGTCGTGGGGCGACGAGTCCCGCGACTACCACCTGTCCGTGACGGTCCCGCCGGCCGGACTGGGCCAGGAGATGCTGGCGGCGCGGGTCTCCCTGGTGGTCCCGCAACCGGACGGAACGGTACAGAACCTCGGCGCGCAGGGACTCGTACGGGCCGTGTGGACCGACGACATGGCCGCTTCCACCGCCATGAGCCCCCAAGTCGCCCACTACACCGGGCAGGCCGAACTGGCGCAAGTCATCCAGCAAGGCATCGATCTGCGCAAAGCGGGCGATATCGATGGAGCAACGGCCAAACTGGGGAGGGCCGTTCAGCTCGCCAACGCCTCCGGCAACGCCGATACTGCGAAACTGCTTGCGAAGGTGGTGGACGTGGTCGACGCCGCGACAGGTACTGTGCGGTTGAAGACGAGGGTCACGGAGGCCGACGAGATGACTCTGGAGACCCGGTCCACCAAGACCGTCCGTGTGAAGAAGTGA
- a CDS encoding PP2C family serine/threonine-protein phosphatase, which translates to MSQMPRQAALPKCPSCAEPVEPGDLFCGACGYDLSAVPAPPQDHPTLPMTGAAAPGNGTDRPAPWPAGPAPAPPADPPGPGADRAAPHGREDGDERSAGSGVRFDRRAEPDEYPLQAPDPRPAAPAAAPAAPARPCVACRTGRVDDDGYCENCGHAQPRERDHLERETGPVAAVSDRGLRHHRNEDAFAVGHTTLPDGTPAALAIVCDGVSSATRPDAASLAASRAAGDTLLAELPRGTHPQAAMHEAIVAAAHAVNALAGEPATAREHAPHQNAPACTIVGAVVTSGLLVVGWVGDSRVYWVPTDRSAPSARLTEDDSWAAQMVAAGLMSEAEAYADERAHAITGWLGADAYELEPHTACFQPDRPGAVVVCTDGLWNYAETPQEMSEVVPPDAATRPLHGARVLVGHALDGGGHDNVTVAVLPFPAPPQGAGSAGRP; encoded by the coding sequence ATGTCGCAGATGCCCCGGCAGGCCGCACTGCCGAAGTGCCCGAGCTGCGCGGAACCGGTGGAGCCGGGTGACCTGTTCTGCGGAGCGTGCGGATACGACCTTTCGGCGGTGCCCGCACCGCCGCAGGACCATCCGACGCTCCCCATGACCGGTGCCGCCGCGCCCGGGAACGGAACGGACCGGCCCGCCCCCTGGCCCGCCGGCCCGGCCCCCGCGCCCCCGGCGGACCCGCCGGGCCCCGGCGCGGACCGCGCCGCGCCGCACGGGCGGGAGGACGGGGACGAGCGGTCCGCCGGTTCCGGGGTGCGCTTCGACCGGCGGGCGGAGCCCGACGAGTACCCGCTGCAGGCACCGGACCCGCGGCCGGCCGCCCCGGCCGCCGCCCCCGCCGCCCCGGCGCGGCCGTGCGTGGCCTGCCGCACCGGCCGGGTCGACGACGACGGCTACTGCGAGAACTGCGGGCACGCCCAGCCCCGCGAACGCGACCACCTGGAGCGGGAGACGGGCCCGGTCGCGGCCGTCAGCGACCGCGGACTGCGCCACCACCGCAACGAGGACGCGTTCGCCGTCGGCCACACCACGCTGCCCGACGGCACCCCGGCGGCGCTGGCGATCGTCTGCGACGGCGTGTCCTCCGCGACCCGCCCCGACGCCGCCTCCCTGGCCGCCTCCCGGGCGGCCGGCGACACCCTGCTGGCCGAACTTCCGCGCGGCACCCACCCGCAGGCGGCGATGCACGAGGCGATCGTCGCCGCCGCGCACGCCGTCAACGCGCTCGCCGGCGAACCCGCGACGGCCCGCGAGCACGCCCCGCACCAGAACGCGCCGGCCTGCACGATCGTCGGCGCGGTGGTCACCTCCGGGCTGCTGGTCGTCGGCTGGGTCGGCGACAGCCGGGTCTACTGGGTGCCCACCGACCGCTCCGCGCCGTCCGCCCGGCTCACCGAGGACGACTCCTGGGCCGCGCAGATGGTGGCCGCCGGACTGATGAGCGAGGCCGAGGCGTACGCCGACGAGCGGGCCCACGCGATCACCGGCTGGCTCGGCGCGGACGCCTACGAACTGGAGCCGCACACCGCCTGCTTCCAGCCCGACCGGCCCGGCGCGGTGGTGGTGTGCACCGACGGACTGTGGAACTACGCCGAAACGCCGCAGGAGATGTCCGAGGTCGTCCCGCCGGACGCGGCGACCCGCCCGCTGCACGGCGCCCGAGTGCTCGTCGGGCACGCCCTGGACGGCGGGGGCCACGACAACGTAACAGTGGCGGTGCTGCCGTTCCCCGCGCCGCCGCAGGGGGCAGGATCGGCGGGAAGGCCGTAG
- a CDS encoding serine/threonine-protein kinase, with protein MSRPGQTCQRPGCEGAYEDVGGGLYCDTCGLAPVVSAAASPAGEGMVVSPATGVAKGATDGAGSRSARTSSQSSRSRRSVSGRLSRSVSGKSTGRSVSVRSSGASTGSSARGRLGAGLVSVPQVPRPDPHAMVLERPEVPERKRFCSRSDCGAPVGRARGDRPGRTEGFCTKCGHPYSFVPKLRAGDIVHGQYEVAGCLAHGGLGWIYLAVDRAVADRWVVLKGLLDTGDQDAMAAAISERRFLAEIEHANIVRIYNFVEHLDQRTGSLDGYIVMEYVGGKSLKEIANARRTPDGRRDPLPVEQACAYGIEALEALGHLHSRNLLYCDFKVDNAIQTEDQLKLIDMGAVRRMDDAESAIYGTIGYQAPEVAETGPSVASDLYTVGRTLAVLTFDFQGYTTVHADSLPDPDTIEVFRRYESFYRLLVRATDPDPDRRFGSAQEMAEQLTGVLREVVALQTGQPRPALSTLFGPEVKVTDTELFPPLDGDVTRLGARRDRGAPAAAAAPAPAALVRPVDTAAAALALPLALVDPGDPAAGFLAGLPAAGPAELIGALAAAPEQTVETRLRLIRARLESGETQGALLSLAELEEERPDDWRVVWQRGVAALVTGDFESAAPAFDAVYDAFPGESAPKLALGLCAEVLGQPDNAAEYYRLVWTTDRSFVSAAFGLARVRLAGGDRQGAVRTLESVPESSIHYTAARVAAVRARLRGRTPGPGDVPFGDDLTAAAGQVEALQAYGLDPARRARLSAEVLGGALDWVLSGGAGSAAAGRTLLGSGLDERGLRFGLERAYRTLARLAPGGKERIELVERANRYRPRTWV; from the coding sequence ATGAGCCGGCCGGGACAGACCTGCCAGCGGCCGGGGTGCGAGGGCGCCTACGAGGACGTGGGCGGCGGGCTGTACTGCGACACCTGCGGTCTGGCGCCGGTGGTGTCGGCCGCGGCTTCGCCCGCCGGGGAGGGGATGGTGGTCTCGCCGGCCACCGGGGTCGCCAAGGGGGCCACGGACGGCGCGGGTTCGCGCAGCGCCCGGACGTCCTCGCAGTCGTCGCGCTCGCGCCGCTCGGTGTCCGGGCGGCTGTCCCGCTCGGTGTCGGGGAAGTCCACCGGCCGTTCGGTGTCGGTGCGCAGCTCCGGCGCCTCCACCGGCTCCTCGGCACGCGGCCGGCTGGGCGCCGGGCTGGTGTCCGTGCCGCAGGTGCCGCGGCCCGACCCGCACGCGATGGTGCTGGAGCGCCCGGAGGTGCCCGAGCGCAAGCGGTTCTGCTCCCGGTCGGACTGCGGGGCCCCGGTGGGCCGGGCGCGCGGTGACCGGCCGGGCCGCACGGAAGGTTTCTGCACCAAGTGCGGGCACCCGTACTCCTTCGTGCCCAAGCTGCGCGCCGGGGACATCGTGCACGGCCAGTACGAGGTCGCGGGCTGTCTCGCGCACGGCGGGCTGGGCTGGATCTACCTCGCCGTGGACCGGGCCGTCGCCGACCGCTGGGTGGTGCTCAAGGGCCTGCTGGACACCGGCGACCAGGACGCGATGGCCGCGGCGATCTCCGAGCGGCGCTTCCTCGCCGAGATCGAGCACGCCAACATCGTGCGGATCTACAACTTCGTGGAACACCTCGACCAGCGCACCGGCTCCCTGGACGGCTACATCGTCATGGAGTACGTCGGCGGCAAGTCCCTGAAGGAGATCGCCAACGCCCGCCGGACCCCCGACGGCCGCCGCGACCCGCTGCCGGTGGAACAGGCGTGCGCCTACGGCATCGAGGCCCTGGAGGCACTCGGCCACCTGCACAGCAGGAACCTGCTGTACTGCGACTTCAAGGTGGACAACGCCATCCAGACCGAGGACCAGCTCAAGCTGATCGACATGGGCGCCGTCCGCCGGATGGACGACGCGGAGTCGGCGATCTACGGCACGATCGGCTACCAGGCCCCCGAGGTCGCCGAGACCGGCCCGTCGGTCGCCAGCGACCTGTACACGGTGGGCCGCACCCTGGCGGTGCTCACCTTCGACTTCCAGGGCTACACCACCGTCCACGCCGACTCCCTGCCCGACCCGGACACCATCGAGGTGTTCCGCCGCTACGAGTCCTTCTACCGGCTCCTGGTGCGCGCCACCGACCCCGACCCGGACCGCCGGTTCGGGTCCGCGCAGGAGATGGCCGAGCAACTGACCGGTGTGCTGCGCGAGGTGGTGGCGCTGCAGACCGGACAGCCCCGGCCCGCGCTGTCCACCTTGTTCGGGCCCGAGGTGAAGGTCACGGACACCGAACTGTTCCCGCCCCTTGACGGGGACGTGACCCGGCTCGGCGCCCGCCGGGACCGCGGGGCCCCGGCCGCCGCTGCCGCCCCCGCTCCGGCGGCGCTCGTCCGGCCCGTGGACACGGCGGCCGCCGCCCTCGCCCTGCCCCTGGCGCTCGTCGACCCCGGCGACCCGGCCGCCGGCTTCCTGGCGGGCCTGCCGGCCGCCGGGCCGGCCGAGCTGATCGGCGCGCTGGCCGCGGCGCCCGAGCAGACCGTGGAGACCCGGCTGCGGCTGATCCGCGCCCGGCTGGAGAGCGGCGAGACGCAAGGCGCCCTGCTGAGCCTGGCCGAGCTGGAGGAGGAACGGCCCGACGACTGGCGGGTGGTGTGGCAGCGGGGCGTGGCCGCCCTGGTCACCGGCGACTTCGAGAGCGCCGCGCCGGCCTTCGACGCCGTCTACGACGCCTTCCCCGGCGAGAGCGCGCCCAAGCTGGCCCTCGGCCTGTGCGCGGAGGTGCTGGGCCAGCCGGACAACGCGGCCGAGTACTACCGGCTGGTGTGGACCACCGACCGGAGCTTCGTGAGCGCCGCGTTCGGGCTGGCCCGGGTGCGGCTCGCGGGCGGGGACCGGCAGGGCGCGGTACGCACGCTGGAGTCGGTGCCGGAGTCCTCCATCCACTACACGGCCGCCCGGGTCGCCGCCGTCCGGGCCCGGCTGAGAGGCCGTACGCCCGGCCCCGGTGACGTACCGTTCGGGGACGACCTGACGGCCGCCGCCGGGCAGGTCGAGGCGCTCCAGGCCTACGGTCTGGACCCGGCGCGGCGCGCGCGGCTGTCGGCGGAAGTACTCGGCGGCGCGCTGGACTGGGTACTCTCCGGGGGCGCCGGATCCGCCGCGGCGGGCCGGACGCTGCTGGGCAGCGGTCTGGACGAGCGGGGTCTGCGCTTCGGCCTGGAGCGTGCCTACCGCACGCTGGCCCGGCTGGCGCCCGGCGGCAAGGAGAGGATCGAGCTGGTGGAACGGGCCAACCGTTACCGCCCCCGGACGTGGGTGTAA
- a CDS encoding glutamate ABC transporter substrate-binding protein: MDASRARASLRGWGGVATMAVLCALALAFVLLLPCTQRAPAEPGRAAPPAATGTQVRADNCVDAEAHERTLAPSGADGPTIEAIRARTGAKRKLVVGVDQNSYRWGYRDPNTDGARLEGFDIDLAHRIAQDILGDRDAVQFKAIPTNQRIPAIQDGRVDMVVRTMTITCDRLRQVAFSAPYFRTGQQVLAPKSSPVTGYDSSLAGKEVCTATGSTAYAKLDADRKAGRLPGSTDLSTTVPNQLDCLVRLQLGEVDAVVTDGALAASQAAQDPTVELKGEAFTTEYYGVAMKKDADDLVRRVNRVLVDYAANGWQKSYDEWLSATLGEDPAASKPPAPRYLRGS, encoded by the coding sequence ATGGACGCGAGCCGGGCGCGGGCCTCGCTGCGGGGCTGGGGCGGAGTCGCCACGATGGCGGTGCTGTGCGCGCTGGCGCTGGCGTTCGTCCTGCTGCTGCCGTGCACCCAGCGGGCGCCGGCCGAGCCGGGCCGCGCGGCGCCGCCGGCCGCCACCGGCACCCAGGTCCGCGCCGACAACTGCGTGGACGCCGAGGCGCACGAGCGGACGCTCGCCCCGTCCGGTGCGGACGGCCCGACGATCGAGGCGATCCGGGCCCGCACGGGCGCCAAGCGCAAGCTGGTCGTCGGCGTCGACCAGAACAGCTACCGCTGGGGCTACCGCGACCCGAACACCGACGGCGCCCGGCTGGAGGGCTTCGACATCGACCTCGCGCACCGGATCGCCCAGGACATCCTCGGCGACCGCGACGCGGTGCAGTTCAAGGCGATCCCGACCAACCAGCGCATCCCCGCGATCCAGGACGGGCGCGTCGACATGGTCGTGCGCACCATGACGATCACCTGCGACCGGCTGCGCCAGGTCGCGTTCTCGGCGCCCTACTTCAGGACCGGCCAGCAGGTCCTCGCCCCCAAGTCCTCGCCGGTCACCGGCTACGACAGCTCGCTGGCCGGCAAGGAGGTGTGCACGGCGACCGGTTCGACCGCGTACGCCAAGCTGGACGCCGACCGCAAGGCGGGCCGGCTGCCCGGCTCCACCGACCTGTCCACCACCGTGCCCAACCAGCTGGACTGCCTGGTCCGGCTGCAACTCGGCGAGGTGGACGCGGTGGTGACCGACGGCGCCCTCGCCGCGAGCCAGGCCGCCCAGGACCCGACCGTGGAACTCAAGGGCGAGGCGTTCACGACCGAGTACTACGGCGTGGCGATGAAGAAGGACGCCGACGATCTGGTACGCCGGGTCAACCGCGTTCTGGTGGACTACGCGGCGAACGGCTGGCAGAAGTCGTACGACGAGTGGCTGTCGGCGACACTGGGCGAGGACCCGGCCGCGTCGAAGCCGCCCGCGCCCCGCTACCTGCGCGGCAGTTGA
- a CDS encoding N-acetylglucosamine kinase encodes MGLTSTVLAIDAGNSKTDVAVVGADGEVLATARGGGFRPPAVGVPAAVDALAAPVARAFADAGVSSVSHVSACLANADLPVEEERLAGALHARAWGGSVEVRNDTFAILRAGVAEPRGVAVVCGAGINCVGMRPDGRTARFPAIGRISGDWGGGWGLAEEALWHAARAEDGRGEPTALARTLPAHFGLPSMYALIEALHLERIAPARRHELAPVLFATAADGDRVAGALVDRLAEEVTVMVTVALTRLDLLAERTPVLLGGSVLTAGHRQLDDAVRALLAARAPEADVRVVTARPVLGAALLGLDHLGAGPEAGERARGYWETATP; translated from the coding sequence GTGGGCCTGACCTCGACCGTGCTCGCCATCGACGCGGGCAACAGCAAGACCGACGTGGCCGTGGTCGGCGCCGACGGCGAGGTGCTGGCCACGGCCCGCGGCGGCGGCTTCCGCCCGCCCGCGGTCGGCGTGCCCGCGGCGGTCGACGCGCTGGCCGCACCGGTCGCCCGCGCCTTCGCCGACGCGGGGGTCTCCTCCGTCTCCCATGTGTCGGCCTGCCTCGCCAACGCCGACCTCCCGGTGGAGGAGGAGCGGCTGGCGGGCGCGCTGCACGCGCGCGCCTGGGGCGGGTCCGTGGAGGTCCGCAACGACACCTTCGCGATCCTGCGGGCGGGCGTCGCCGAGCCGCGCGGGGTGGCGGTGGTGTGCGGGGCGGGCATCAACTGCGTGGGCATGCGCCCCGACGGCCGCACCGCCCGCTTTCCCGCCATCGGCCGGATCTCCGGCGACTGGGGCGGCGGCTGGGGCCTGGCCGAGGAGGCGCTGTGGCACGCGGCCCGCGCGGAGGACGGCCGGGGCGAGCCGACCGCGCTGGCCCGCACCCTGCCCGCGCACTTCGGGCTGCCCAGCATGTACGCGCTCATCGAGGCCCTGCACCTGGAGCGGATCGCCCCCGCGCGCCGGCACGAGCTGGCGCCGGTGCTGTTCGCCACGGCGGCGGACGGCGACCGGGTGGCCGGAGCACTGGTCGACCGGCTCGCCGAGGAGGTCACGGTGATGGTCACGGTGGCGCTGACCCGGCTGGACCTGCTCGCGGAGCGGACCCCGGTACTGCTCGGCGGCTCCGTCCTCACCGCCGGCCACCGGCAACTGGACGACGCCGTACGCGCCCTGCTCGCCGCGCGCGCCCCCGAGGCCGACGTCCGCGTGGTCACGGCCCGCCCGGTCCTGGGCGCGGCCCTGCTGGGCCTGGACCACCTGGGCGCGGGGCCGGAGGCGGGCGAACGGGCACGCGGGTACTGGGAGACGGCCACGCCCTGA